From Podospora bellae-mahoneyi strain CBS 112042 chromosome 5, whole genome shotgun sequence:
TCACACTCATGGTCTTCTTCTGGAGCTGGGCTTGGCCGTTATGACAGCATCTCCTCCTGACGTGACCTCTTGACACGAATTCCGGTGACCACGCGTCGTGTGCTGCGCTCATGGTCATCCCCAGTCTGTCGCCCACCTCGCTGCATGATAGCAGCGTAGTGGCTGGAACGCCTGTTGGCGGCGAAGGATGCGAGTCGGAAGCGGCGCAGTCCCGCTCCGAGGTCTTTGTTGGCGCGGACTTCGCCGTGTCCAAGCAGCCTTTTTTCTAGAGCAACTGCCAGGAGGGCACTTatgagttttttttttttttctcgaaTTTACCGCTCATCCCAGGTGCGACACCCAAACGTCGCTTTGCTTGCCCTTCATGGCCCCAGCTGGTCCCGAGGGCCTATATCCGTGTTCCTGCATCGAGACGGCGTCGAGTTCGGGACTTGGCCAGGCAGTGTTGACGGTTGTTTCCAGAGGGCAGTAGACTTGCGCGCAGCTGTCATCGCCATCCCGCTGAGACCTGTGCTCCGTAAAAGTCATCGCACCAAACGACCTGCCGAACGACCTTCCCATCGTTGCCCTCGCTCCTGACGACACCTTGGTGCTCGGGGGAGTCCTGATCTTCCTCCAAATCACAGCCAGTGCCGGCATGCAACTGACGATAACTCCGACGGTGATTTCGGCGATGGCGGTTGACCACAAGGGCACCCCGTACGTATCGTTGAGCTCCTTGTAATACCAAACCACTCGGTAGTGAAGTGTCAGGATACTCGAGATCAACCCAAAGAGCCCAACCAAGAACATTGCGGATACGGCCAGCTTGCGCTTCAAGGGAAGCCTCAGGCTCCAAACTGCCGGCAACGGCAGAATTATCATGCCCACATCGACGATCACAGACCCAATACCCATGATGAGCCAATAGAGCCGGCCTTTGAAGCACCGAGGCTGAGAAAATGCCATGAGATAGCTGAAAACGTCTTGGCCGGTCGTTGGCGAGCAGTTGACCGCCGTAGCGATGGCTACCGAAAACTGAAAGGCGAATAGGAGCACGATGCTGATCGTTGTTGCCATTCTCATCCATCGAAGAACGCTGAAGATGTTGTAGTAGAGAAGAAGGACCGAGCATTTAACGAAGAACTGCGCCATGGGCGTGATTACTTGGAACAAATGGGCAGACACGAGGTGGATCTTTTTGAAGTCTCCCAGTCGGACATTCCAGGTCTGTATCGCGTAAGGACTCTTGCCTGTCATTGCTATAGACGAAGAAATTGTCAGCACGGTCGCTTTGACTTGGTGAGGCACAAGCCGTACCGCATATGGTTATCGTCACCGCAGCGAGGCTGGTGACGAGGCCCGTATAGAACACCAGCTCGTGGATGCGGTTCGCCCGTTGGCCCAACCATGTTGTCGAAAAGATTCGGGCGGCCGTAAAAGCGAGCATAAGTGCTGTGCAGAATCCATCGAGAACAAAAATTTGCCAAGCATCCGACGTCGGATCGTCAAGGTTTGCTGTCACCCCAGGCGGCGGTGCTGCCATCGGGAAGTCAGCGGCGAGTGCCATGATTTCTGGGGTCATCTTTGACGTGTCCATCGTGACGGTTGAGCCTTTTGGCCAACTTCAAGTTGTCGTGAACTGTTCGCCGCAAACCAGAGCGTCACCAGGGCAAatccggaggaggagaacaacCATCTTTTAGATGCCTACTCGATTGCTCGGGTTGGCCTCCGACGCGGTGAGTTACATCGCTTCAGGCAGAGTGAAGCACTGCCAACGACCAACGCTCTTTTTGGTGAGAACATTCTCTAGTAAGGTTGCGATGGGGCACAGAGCAAGAGTTGGGCAATGGTCGCCGGGCATGGCCCAATGAAAAGTTGGCTGCAGATGGAGACCGGATGGCGGTGCCTCACAAGCGCATAGGGTGCAGAGCCACCAGGCACCCCTTGGCCTATAGCGCGTCACCATAACAAGGCCAGACATTGCCAACCGCATTTACGCTCAGTTCAGGGGGATAAGAGTCAGCCCCCAACTCCGCCACTTAACAAGCGCTGAGGCTGGGGAATGAACCTCACTGGTGGCCGCCAACAGCACCCTTCGAGCCCGAGGATGAGTCGAGTATGATGGATGTATGGATGTTACGAGTGGCCCTCGGTCAGCCAATGGCTGTGGTTTCCTTACTCAGCTTTTTCCCAGCTTTGAAGGCATGGCCGTCTTGTGAATATGAAAAGGCAgcgcttggccttggccatGTACTGATTATGTATGTCACTGCATTCGGTACAGAATCGGTGACTCTTAAACACGCCAGCCACTTCGTCTGATGTTGAAAACGTTCCGTGAGAGGTGACACCTACTTGCATCTTGAACTTGTATTTGAAACTCGCCATTGATATGAACATTGTTGCATCTTTCACCATGTCCCCTCGCACCGTAACGATCCCGCGTGTCCACCAAGACCGTGGCAAGAGTGTGTACTACATGGAAACATGAAAACATAAATGAGATGGCTGGCACGCTTTAAGCTGTCTAAGCCTTCTCACGACTCAAGGATATATATCACCTACCTAACCACCTACTACCGTACCTACCTGGTGTCCATCATACCCGTGCTTTAtcaccagctccaacagcTTCCACGCGCATTACGATATTCTAACCTCATCGCTATACTCTCAGCACTATCGACCCACTACACCACTTTCGCTGCTTCACCACACCTTCACTATGCCCTGTCACAAGAAAGACGACGAGTTTAAGGAGGACAACAAGATGGAGGACAAGGCCGACACAatcaccaaggacaaggagaagactTCGGACAGTTCCCCTGCCGTCCCCAAGATGATGGGAACTTGCCGAAAATGCAAGATTCCTTGCTTAGTTACCTGAGAGTCGAGGGAGTCAGTTCTCACCTCAGACTTTCTCATTCTTGCCCAACCTCGGACATATCGTATTCTCTGGCATGTAAGCCTCTTCGTTCTGGAAGCCCcaacagaaagaaaagacggGCTTTGTTCGTTTGACGATCGAATCTTTGCCTTGAGCACAGAGTTGCATATACGTAGCACGATAGGAATGAAACCCAAGTGACTCAACATCGAGCCATGAGATTTCTGGAGACATATCGCTCACCTTCGGTGTACGTATGTGGACAGGATCTCGAGGTCGAGTTTTATCCGTTCTTTTTCTCCAAAACAATAAATATCTGCTCAATGGCCGTCAAGGTGCACGGGTGGCACTGAGATCTCGAAAGACGTTCCCTAAAGCTGCCTGAATAGCCCCGGACTCAGGTATCCGTTTACAGTGCCAACAAGGTGCTGTGGTGCCCACGGACATATGTAGCACTTGGCGTTGTCGATACGTCCGATACTTTTGCGATACTCTAGCGAACATTCCGATGCAAGGTACACTTGAAAGGTCCTGTCAGGTTTCACAACATTAGTTCTGGACACAAGGGCCACCCCTGATGAGGACAGAACGGCAGAAGCTTGTCCTACACCGAGGATGGACAGTTAAGGCACGATACCTAGCCAGGTCTACCTGAGGCCTCTCAAACATTCACAACGACTTCCCAATCTTCACGAAAGGTGTTTCGTTTCTATCAGCAAGTATCTTCATTAGAATCGCAGCATGTGCAATCGGACCCAAAACACTGCAGGAGACTGCCGCCATGATGGCCGCGTACGATGGGGAGTAGGCCTACAAAGCCAGACAGGAGGGGATGGCCGGGGACGAGACCGACGCAACAGCAAACAGCGATGCCAAACCTTCAGAGACTTCTATTGCCGGCCCCAAACGCGAAGGGGCAGAACCTGAGAGCATTTGTCCATGTTGTAAGGCGAATTGTCCTAGCTGGGCTTATAGGAAGCAGTGAAGGCCCCTGTTGATAGTGGGGCTGAAAATGGTGAAGGCATGATTTGAGCGGAGGAGCAAATTTGTCATTTGGGGATTCTCGACTACTGTTTTGATGAGAATACACGTGTTTGGTTGCAGGGCGTATTTCGAGCCAGATATAGAAGATTGTTCATTTTGGTCAAGCCTAGAGACGGTGATTGCGACTGACAATCCTTGACTACGCTTTGCTTCATCCACAATGTACCCCGACCATCCTGTCAACCAGTCGCAGCGGAATAAGAACTCAATCCGGCTGGATGGCCTGGACCTCAGCAGTACGTAGGTGCGTTCCTAGCCATTCTACACTATCACTGTAGAACGCTTATCGCGCGTGTTTCATGTCAGGGCGGCCCGGATGTCAAAGGAATAACGCGCCTATCTATGTCCAACTTAAGAATCCGCGCTCGTTTCTTTGTGACTCCTCAGGGGCGTGCCTGGCCCTCTGCCGAGATATAGATAGAACAAAGCCAGTAATGTGGCTTCAAAGAGCGGCCGGGCTCGTACCCATCGGCAAATATTGGAATTTAGTGTcacgaggagaaggatcaTCGTCATAATAAAGAGATCAATAGACTACTTTCCATGAGCAATGGGTCTCACCTGCGTCACCTTGCGGGCTGGAACAGTGCCTTTGTCGGAGATGCTATTTCAACCTATTCATATAAGGCCGGCCCGGCGCTCTTCTCATCCAAAGACCATCTTTTGACTTCTCTTGTCATCTCTGTCCGCttccaaaaaagaaaccaTGAGAATTCCATCCGCCATCGCTGCCATCCTAGTGGCCGTTGCCTCTTTCTCCCCCGCTGGTGCCGTCCCCGTCGTTAGCGACGTCGAAGCCCGCGAGGCTGACCCATGGGGCCCGGTCTGCTTTTATGTTGCTAGACAGCCCAAGAAGCCTTGCACCTACTGGAAGCAAAAGAGACAGGACACGCCggtcatcaccaagatggGTCCCGGTCATGTCTATGTCCCACCTCTCCGATTCGGCGGTCTTGGTCACGTCTCTGTTGCTCCTCTCCCTGCGACCAGGGTTCAGGTCATCCCCATTGAGGACCCAActccggctccggcaccGACTGGCAAGCTTCAGGTCATTCCTATTGAGAAGAGAGCCCCTGAGCCAACGTTCGTAACCATCTTTACCGTTCCTCTTCTGACCAGTCTGCTGACACCGGGTGTTACAGTCAGGCCCACGTTTAAGACGACGATCACCATCTCGCCAGAGGCCACCTCCACCAGGCTGTTCACTATGACGCCTATCAGAGTGATCACCGTCACCCAGACAATTAGGCCGACTAGCCCTATTCCAACGTTCACCAGCACATCCACTGCACCGCCAAGATCGATCCCAACGTTCACCATTACATCCATTCCCACGCCTGCTGAGCCGACCTTGGAGAAACCTACCAACATCGGTTTGACCTCCACCTTCGAGCCTCCGCCTACCCTGGAGGTACCAACCAACATCGATCCGACTTCCACATTCAAGCCAAGTCCACCTCCAAGTCCAACTTTGACTTCCAGCCTGAACTTGGGTCCTCTGGTacctcccaccacaaccccaacgccatcctcaacacccaTCGCAATCCCCACCGAGGAATCGAAATTCAGTTCTCAACTCACCTTTCCACTACTTCCTCCCGTTACTGCTCGCGCATTACATCCTTCCCACAAGGAGGTGATCATCGAGCTGAAGCCGGACGTTTAAACCtgtcttttcctttctttgCAGATATAGtaatccaaaaaaaaaatgaataCAAGAATGACTTCAACCAATCTTCGTGACATCCCTCCCCTATTCATCCCCAAAGTCCTCCGTAACCATCCTAAAGACCTTATCCCCCTTatcaaccctcaccacccacctccatccctcctccactccctccctcctcttgatatcaacctcaacatcccTATCAGGAGCCATAATCTGCCCCGCAGCCCCCGTATTCCAACTGGTCGGCGCCTCCCACCCTTTTTCCTTGTCCACcggctccatctccaacctcgcGACAAAAGCCGCCACCACAGCCAAAATCTCATTCGTAGCAAAGTGCCTTCCGGGGCAAAGCGTCTTGCCTCCTCCAAAGGTCCTAAAACAGCTCTCCTTCGGGCGAGAAGATTTGTTTTCGGGCAGGAACCTCTCCGGGACAAAATCGTTGACGTTCTCCCCCCAGAGCTTCGGGTCAGAGTGGACTACCCTAGTGGGCATCTGGATGAGCGCGCCTTTCTTGAGGAGATACCCGTCCAGGTACGTGTCCTGCGTGACTTCCCTCACTGGCGTGCCCATCCCCACACAACGAAGTGTTTCCTGGTAGGaggacagcagcagagggCAGCTGGCTTTCAACGTGACAATGTTGATGGTCCTTGTGACCGTCCCGTCCTCGCCACGAGCAGTCTCAATGCACGCCTCCACTTCAGCCCGGATGGACGCCAAAAGGGCAGGGTCGGCGTGGACGTAGAACAAGGTCCAAAAGGCAgcggggatggtgttgacCATGATGGCGATCGTGCCCCCGATTTCGATCTTGGCGATGTCCTCGACGGGGAGCTTATTCCGTGTGGCGACACCGTAGCggaggcgggtgaggagggaggccgACTCCTGCCCGTTGGAGGTGTAGTATTTGTAAAAGGCTTGGGCGACCTTGGCTcgggcggcgatggctttgcgggcgaagagggcggggaggatgttgatgatgatgggcatgaTGCCTTGCTCGAATTCCCAGAAGGCGTCGGCGATCGACTGGTCGTCGTAGGGGTTCATAGGGCCGTAGACGGCTCTGGTCGTGGCcgaggtgagggttgtgCGAAGCCAGGAGTAGAGTTTTATGCGTTTTGTTTGGCCAATGGGGGGTTCGAGCAAGTCGAGAGAGCTGGAGACTTCACGTAACATGTCGCGGTTCATCTCGTCAATGTTGGATGGTTTGGTTCCTTCTCTCAAAGCGATGTGGCTTTCGTGAGCAACGCCGTGGTCACCGTCATCGCCGTAGACGTTGTGCTGTAAGATGGCGTCTGAttccttgctgctgccggctATGATGCTTGAGAATTTCATGAGGATGGGGTCGATGGAGAAGGCTCGGTGTTGCCTTTGTATCGACTGGATCAAGTCTGGACTTGAAACGACGTACATCTTCTGTCCTGGGAGCGGCACAGTGAAGATTGGCGCTCCAGTTGCTGCATAGACATCAGAGTAATAGTGGTAGGTTCGCTTGTATAACCCAATCATGTGGCTGATGATTGGAATACGCTGAGGAGCGAGTGGAGGTTCGCGCGGGTCGTAGTCGAGGAGCTTGCGAATGGCCAAGTACCCCAGGGTCACAGCCCCGGAGACGGTGGCAAGCCACAGTCTTGGGTCCATCGTAACTGcgatgttggcgatggtgaaGCTTGacagtggtgatgttgatgcggGGAAAAAAGAGTTTAAATTGACCTTTGTGGGACGTCAGCTTCGTGCCTGAAGCTCTGTTGGCTCTGCCCCCCCCCTGTAGGGCTGTAAGCGTGGCGTTCTTGAACAGGTCTAAGACATCGGCGGTGGTCCAATCGGCAACATTGTAGATAAGCGTTGACGGTGAGCGCCGCCAACAAAGTCGCAACGCATTGTGTGTTGTTTCTCTGGGGAAATCCGAAGCTGGGAATGTTGGTTGTTTTATTGGATGTGGAAGGAAGAGTGGAAGCACGAGAACAGAGCCTGGTCCCACGCAAAAGGTCGGCTCGACTTCGATCTATGGAAAAGTTCAGTTACAAGCACGTCCGAATCTCTAATGCACTTTtaccaaccaacaacaagccaagATAATAGATGTCCATTTCACCACGCCTGCATGAACAACTTGCAAACCACCGTCACGTCTCTTCTCGAACAGTCGTAACTTCGAACCTATCCATGGTCGATGGGACCGGAAGGCGATCGACTCTACTTTTTCTCCCACTCTCAGATTCCAATGGCAGCCACCTCAGTCCCGTCCCCCAAAGCGGCTTGGAGGGTGATCGCAAGCTTTTCCTCTTTGCACCCTTTCGAATGTCTTTTTATTCAAAGTTTGTCTCAGAAGCTTGTGCCTGGTGACTTTCAGTTTCCGTTACATCAGAAATCCACTCCTGCTGACGAATTGGCGGGGACGGTGATTGCAGGACTTTGTTGTTTTACCCTGGAGAATCACCGGATTGGTGGAAATCGGCGATGCTGGAGCCCCACGACACCCACAAAACACTACGCAAGTCATCGTTCCAGTACCCTGGTATACTTGCCCGACAAGTTATCCGAGGGCGATCACCGTTGGACGGACGCAAGGACGAGAGCGCAAAACCGGCCATGGCTTCCAAACATGTCTTCGGAACTACTTCACCTAGCGCGGAGAACACGAGGGCAAGGATCTTGGAAAAACACACAAGCGGCCAGGTTTCACCAAGAAAAGATTCTCCGCCTTGCTGGAGCAGGACCAGTCTATCTTGAGCAAGGGTATTGCTAATAGGTCGTACATCCACGATTGGAGTGATCAGCAAATCGTGTATAAATCCTCAGTCATATAACCTTCCGTCCCAAGATGTCGGTTCGCTACTACCAGACCCAGGACCATCCGAGCCTTCCCTGTCAGATCTACTACTCCTTCAAGCGCCTAACTTGACGACATCGAGCCACCATGAAGCTCCTCGGTCTCAGTGTATTTCTCGCTCTGGCACAGGCCACACCTACCCCTACTCTCCCTGAGGAGAATACGGTGAGGCTCGAGAAAAGAGCTAGTATCTCAGAGGCAGCAACTCTGGGATTTGCCTCTTTGAACGGAGGGTCAGTATTATTCCCTTGTCATCTCTCTTTTTAATCAAGGCCGAGAACTAACAAGCGTTTCCACAGAACGactggaggtgcaggtggtACAGTAACGACCGTGTCCACGCTCCCTGAGTTCACCGCCGCTGTTGGCGAGAAGAATACGGCCCCAACCATCGTGGTAATTCGTGGAGTCATCACGGGCAACGAGAAGGTCCGCATTGGGAGCAACAAGAGTATCATTGGCCTGCCCGGTTCTGGCCTGAGGGGCATTGGCTTGCACTTCCGCAGACAAAACAACCTCATCGTGCGCAACatcgtctcctcctttgtTGTGGCGAGCACCGCTGAGGATGCACTCAAGATCGAGGTCAGCTCCTACCTTTcattcctcctcgcctgctAGCAATCGCGCCTACTAACGACCGCCCAACAGGGAAGCACCAACGTCTGGGTCGACCATTGCGAATTCCACTCCACCCTGAACAGCGACAAGGACTTCTATGACGGCGCTGTTGACTCGTCCCACGGCTCCGACTTCATCACCGTCTCCCACACCTACTTCCACGACCACTGGAAGACCTCCCTCGTCGGCCATAGCGACAGTAACGGCTCCCAGGATAAAGGTAAGCTGCGCATTACGTACGCCAACAACTATTGGAAGAACGTGAATTCACGTGCACCGCTTCTCCGCTTCGGAACGGCCCACATCTACAACTCTTTCTACGAGAACATGAGCTCGGCTGTCAATACCCGAATGGGCGCTCAGGCGCTAGTTCAGAGCAACGTCTTCCGTAATGTTACGGCTGCCGTCGTCAGCCAGGATTCCAAGGAGGTCGGGTTTGCGGTTCTGGAGGGCAATGAGCTTGGTGGCGGCCTTGCCAATGCCCCGGCTGGGAACTTGGGGTCGAGCAGCATTCCCTATTCTTTTTCTCTGCTGGGTGCGGGTGCGGTGCCGTCGAGGGTGCCTGCTGAGGCTGGTGCTATTCTCAAGTTCTGAGTGTCGGTCTTGTGTTGCGGACACATGAACATTATATCATACATGTAAATATGCGCAACCTTTGATATACCTATCTTCATCTCATCCTGGCTTTGGCCGACATGTGGTCGTCTTCTAGGAACTCTTTCGGCATGTTCGGTGCTTATCATCTCGTCCTGTACCACTTCTTTGGTAGTCGGTCTCTAAAAACTTTTCTGTCTCGTCCAAATATGGTTAGTCCAATATCAGGCTCGCTTCACCCTCAGCTCACCCTCGGCTCACCTTAAGCTCACCACGCTTACCCTACGCTTATCATTCTCTAAAAACGATAACTTTACGCGACGCTTTCATAGTCCAAATTTGgagcctccctctcctacaGGGAcgaatcctccaccaaaacgAAGACCAAGGAATGGGCTCGCCAGCGTATTTGCTCTCCATTTTAGGGGACTCTGGGTCGTGGTAGCcattttaatataataaaatcCGTTACTCCCTATCTGCCTACTACGCGacctttcttcttccagttCTGGCTGTATAAAGAGGCCTTTCCATCCGTCCTACCACCTACTACACAACTCTTCTcttatgacgaacccctgtacagaacctctgaaagggatacgggttgaaggctacttctgacaattggttcggtgcagctaaagagtgcacaacaagatgtctcaatgtaatcacaagatacagtaactacaacttgaattgcatactgcggaactatctatctacactagccagttcctccgtatatatagacctcgggaccctgaggtgctcgccctgctatggccccgatcactcctagcacattgcatcctgcgaagtgctcgtcgtgctatgcctttgatcacccgtagcatcttgcatcctgcagagtgctcgtgcttcttggcgccatagcacttttggccagccctgactggctgcctcctgtcttccttaatgattggctggggacgtccTGCGCCgcacatactgcgcgacctgccgttgggttaactgtgacataTACTCTTTTCTTACTTAAAAGCGC
This genomic window contains:
- a CDS encoding hypothetical protein (EggNog:ENOG503P6EH); translated protein: MDTSKMTPEIMALAADFPMAAPPPGVTANLDDPTSDAWQIFVLDGFCTALMLAFTAARIFSTTWLGQRANRIHELVFYTGLVTSLAAVTITICAMTGKSPYAIQTWNVRLGDFKKIHLVSAHLFQVITPMAQFFVKCSVLLLYYNIFSVLRWMRMATTISIVLLFAFQFSVAIATAVNCSPTTGQDVFSYLMAFSQPRCFKGRLYWLIMGIGSVIVDVGMIILPLPAVWSLRLPLKRKLAVSAMFLVGLFGLISSILTLHYRVVWYYKELNDTYGVPLWSTAIAEITVGVIVSCMPALAVIWRKIRTPPSTKVSSGARATMGRSFGRSFGAMTFTEHRSQRDGDDSCAQVYCPLETTVNTAWPSPELDAVSMQEHGYRPSGPAGAMKGKQSDVWVSHLG
- a CDS encoding hypothetical protein (EggNog:ENOG503NWYT; COG:Q) — encoded protein: MDIYYLGLFFTIANIAVTMDPRLWLATVSGAVTLGYLAIRKLLDYDPREPPLAPQRIPIISHMIGLYKRTYHYYSDVYAATGAPIFTVPLPGQKMYVVSSPDLIQSIQRQHRAFSIDPILMKFSSIIAGSSKESDAILQHNVYGDDGDHGVAHESHIALREGTKPSNIDEMNRDMLREVSSSLDLLEPPIGQTKRIKLYSWLRTTLTSATTRAVYGPMNPYDDQSIADAFWEFEQGIMPIIINILPALFARKAIAARAKVAQAFYKYYTSNGQESASLLTRLRYGVATRNKLPVEDIAKIEIGGTIAIMVNTIPAAFWTLFYVHADPALLASIRAEVEACIETARGEDGTVTRTINIVTLKASCPLLLSSYQETLRCVGMGTPVREVTQDTYLDGYLLKKGALIQMPTRVVHSDPKLWGENVNDFVPERFLPENKSSRPKESCFRTFGGGKTLCPGRHFATNEILAVVAAFVARLEMEPVDKEKGWEAPTSWNTGAAGQIMAPDRDVEVDIKRREGVEEGWRWVVRVDKGDKVFRMVTEDFGDE
- a CDS encoding hypothetical protein (COG:H; CAZy:PL1; EggNog:ENOG503NUJG); amino-acid sequence: MKLLGLSVFLALAQATPTPTLPEENTVRLEKRASISEAATLGFASLNGGTTGGAGGTVTTVSTLPEFTAAVGEKNTAPTIVVIRGVITGNEKVRIGSNKSIIGLPGSGLRGIGLHFRRQNNLIVRNIVSSFVVASTAEDALKIEGSTNVWVDHCEFHSTLNSDKDFYDGAVDSSHGSDFITVSHTYFHDHWKTSLVGHSDSNGSQDKGKLRITYANNYWKNVNSRAPLLRFGTAHIYNSFYENMSSAVNTRMGAQALVQSNVFRNVTAAVVSQDSKEVGFAVLEGNELGGGLANAPAGNLGSSSIPYSFSLLGAGAVPSRVPAEAGAILKF